Proteins encoded together in one Monomorium pharaonis isolate MP-MQ-018 chromosome 8, ASM1337386v2, whole genome shotgun sequence window:
- the LOC105837068 gene encoding eukaryotic translation initiation factor 4B isoform X2 has translation MSSGKKNKKKKGVTLDLMSFLADGSGPTVNVPMKSSNWADDVEDDHEGFSSRSSKDPVILPTAPRAARGPGIDEENIPTNPPYVAYISNLPYDVDETDLADFFADMKISSMRLPKDANKIKGYGYVEFEDRQSLIDALSMTNTTIKTRRVRIEVSNSTNDDRRGGRMGRDSRRDNYDDPERTSGDWRSGPREDLDGDSYRSRYDRDRFDNRDRRDDRERHDYDNKPGAWRERDSNDKGSSFRERGFRDDSRDRNRDWNRFGDRGRSKDRDGDRSSSFGPRRNYGDSDWDRDRRQDQDAKPESRQRPKLQLQPRTKPVEPIVVGEDSTAKDNTTESTKSTESSESTQRPPVATPVQAANIFGAAKPVDTTAREREIEERLAKSYAESRSREESDTKERKDGTWGRRNGEGRDDKDKDKDKDKEKERGRSTWRSEEDRGARLERSAPRSQPTPTRSVEEQSGSKASSTSRSGPPTSKGPQKSVEKDTRAGERDRKDKEKDEISRMPKAKDEQAPNFVASNKYSMLPDDVDPDNIDE, from the exons ATGTCCTCAG GTAAGAAgaacaagaagaagaaggggGTAACCCTCGATCTGATGTCATTTCTGGCCGATGGAAGTGGGCCGACTGTTAATGTACCGATGAAATCTTCTAATTGGGCTGACGATGTGGAGGACGATCATG agGGATTTTCATCGAGGAGCAGTAAAGATCCAGTTATACTGCCAACTGCTCCAAGAGCTGCACGAGGACCTGGTATTGATGAGGAAAACATCCCTACAAATCCTCCCTATGTAGCTTACATAAGCAATCTGCCATATGACGTAGATGAAACTGATCTGGCAGATTTTTTTGCAGATATGAAG ATTTCGAGCATGCGTTTGCCAAaagatgcaaataaaattaagggCTATGGTTACGTCGAGTTCGAGGATCGACAGAGTCTAATCGATGCTCTTTCTATGACAAATACG ACCATTAAGACGAGACGAGTGAGAATTGAAGTCTCAAATAGCACGAATGACGATCGTCGAGGTGGTAGGATGGGTAGGGACAGTCGTCGAGACAATTACGATGATCCAGAACGCACGTCTGGCGACTGGAGGAGTGGGCCGCGCGAGGACCTGGACGGAGATTCCTATCGTAGCCGATATGATAGAGATCGCTTTGATAACAGAGATCGACGAGACGATCGAGAAA GACACGATTACGATAACAAGCCAGGTGCATGGCGCGAGAGGGACAGCAACGATAAAGGATCCTCGTTTAGAGAAAGGGGTTTCAGAGATGATAGCAGGGACAGAAACAGAGACTGGAACCGTTTTGGTGATAGAGGAAGAAGTAAAGATAGAGACGGGGATAGGAGCAGCAGTTTTGGGCCACGTCGCAATTATGGTGATTCCGATTGGGATCGCGATCGTCGACAAGATCAAGATGCAAAAC cCGAGTCACGGCAAAGACCGAAACTGCAACTACAGCCTCGAACGAAACCTGTCGAGCCCATCGTGGTTGGCGAAGATTCGACAGCTAAGGACAATACAACGGAGTCGACGAAATCAACGGAGAGTTCGGAATCGACTCAACGACCGCCAGTTGCCACGCCCGTACAAGCGGCAAATATTTTCGGTGCTGCGAAACCTGTCGATACCACTGCCCGCGAACGAGAGATCGAAGAGCGTCTCGCCAAGTCTTACGCGGAATCACGATCCCGAGAAGAGTC GGATACTAAGGAACGCAAAGACGGCACTTGGGGTCGACGTAATGGC GAAGGACGCGACGACAAAGATAAAGACAAAGACAAGGacaaagagaaggaaagagggCGATCAACTTGGCGATCAGAAGAAGATAGAGGCGCTCGACTTGAGAGATCCGCGCCACGATCTCAACCAACTCCCACTCGTTCTg TAGAGGAGCAAAGTGGTTCCAAAGCATCATCAACCTCGCGTTCTGGACCACCAACATCCAAAGGACCTCAAAAATCTGTTGAGAAGGATACTCGTGCAGGAGAAAG AGATCGCAAAGACAAAGAGAAAGATGAAATTAGTAGAATGCCGAAGGCTAAGGACGAACAAGCTCCA aattttgtagctTCCAACAAGTATTCCATGCTACCTGATGATGTGGATCCCGACAATATCGATGAATAG
- the LOC105837068 gene encoding eukaryotic translation initiation factor 4B isoform X1, with product MSSGKKNKKKKGVTLDLMSFLADGSGPTVNVPMKSSNWADDVEDDHEGFSSRSSKDPVILPTAPRAARGPGIDEENIPTNPPYVAYISNLPYDVDETDLADFFADMKISSMRLPKDANKIKGYGYVEFEDRQSLIDALSMTNTTIKTRRVRIEVSNSTNDDRRGGRMGRDSRRDNYDDPERTSGDWRSGPREDLDGDSYRSRYDRDRFDNRDRRDDRERHDYDNKPGAWRERDSNDKGSSFRERGFRDDSRDRNRDWNRFGDRGRSKDRDGDRSSSFGPRRNYGDSDWDRDRRQDQDAKPESRQRPKLQLQPRTKPVEPIVVGEDSTAKDNTTESTKSTESSESTQRPPVATPVQAANIFGAAKPVDTTAREREIEERLAKSYAESRSREESDTKERKDGTWGRRNGEGRDDKDKDKDKDKEKERGRSTWRSEEDRGARLERSAPRSQPTPTRSVDLISEVEEQSGSKASSTSRSGPPTSKGPQKSVEKDTRAGERDRKDKEKDEISRMPKAKDEQAPNFVASNKYSMLPDDVDPDNIDE from the exons ATGTCCTCAG GTAAGAAgaacaagaagaagaaggggGTAACCCTCGATCTGATGTCATTTCTGGCCGATGGAAGTGGGCCGACTGTTAATGTACCGATGAAATCTTCTAATTGGGCTGACGATGTGGAGGACGATCATG agGGATTTTCATCGAGGAGCAGTAAAGATCCAGTTATACTGCCAACTGCTCCAAGAGCTGCACGAGGACCTGGTATTGATGAGGAAAACATCCCTACAAATCCTCCCTATGTAGCTTACATAAGCAATCTGCCATATGACGTAGATGAAACTGATCTGGCAGATTTTTTTGCAGATATGAAG ATTTCGAGCATGCGTTTGCCAAaagatgcaaataaaattaagggCTATGGTTACGTCGAGTTCGAGGATCGACAGAGTCTAATCGATGCTCTTTCTATGACAAATACG ACCATTAAGACGAGACGAGTGAGAATTGAAGTCTCAAATAGCACGAATGACGATCGTCGAGGTGGTAGGATGGGTAGGGACAGTCGTCGAGACAATTACGATGATCCAGAACGCACGTCTGGCGACTGGAGGAGTGGGCCGCGCGAGGACCTGGACGGAGATTCCTATCGTAGCCGATATGATAGAGATCGCTTTGATAACAGAGATCGACGAGACGATCGAGAAA GACACGATTACGATAACAAGCCAGGTGCATGGCGCGAGAGGGACAGCAACGATAAAGGATCCTCGTTTAGAGAAAGGGGTTTCAGAGATGATAGCAGGGACAGAAACAGAGACTGGAACCGTTTTGGTGATAGAGGAAGAAGTAAAGATAGAGACGGGGATAGGAGCAGCAGTTTTGGGCCACGTCGCAATTATGGTGATTCCGATTGGGATCGCGATCGTCGACAAGATCAAGATGCAAAAC cCGAGTCACGGCAAAGACCGAAACTGCAACTACAGCCTCGAACGAAACCTGTCGAGCCCATCGTGGTTGGCGAAGATTCGACAGCTAAGGACAATACAACGGAGTCGACGAAATCAACGGAGAGTTCGGAATCGACTCAACGACCGCCAGTTGCCACGCCCGTACAAGCGGCAAATATTTTCGGTGCTGCGAAACCTGTCGATACCACTGCCCGCGAACGAGAGATCGAAGAGCGTCTCGCCAAGTCTTACGCGGAATCACGATCCCGAGAAGAGTC GGATACTAAGGAACGCAAAGACGGCACTTGGGGTCGACGTAATGGC GAAGGACGCGACGACAAAGATAAAGACAAAGACAAGGacaaagagaaggaaagagggCGATCAACTTGGCGATCAGAAGAAGATAGAGGCGCTCGACTTGAGAGATCCGCGCCACGATCTCAACCAACTCCCACTCGTTCTg TCGACTTAATTTCCGAAGTAGAGGAGCAAAGTGGTTCCAAAGCATCATCAACCTCGCGTTCTGGACCACCAACATCCAAAGGACCTCAAAAATCTGTTGAGAAGGATACTCGTGCAGGAGAAAG AGATCGCAAAGACAAAGAGAAAGATGAAATTAGTAGAATGCCGAAGGCTAAGGACGAACAAGCTCCA aattttgtagctTCCAACAAGTATTCCATGCTACCTGATGATGTGGATCCCGACAATATCGATGAATAG
- the LOC105837068 gene encoding eukaryotic translation initiation factor 4B isoform X3, producing MSSGKKNKKKKGVTLDLMSFLADGSGPTVNVPMKSSNWADDVEDDHEGFSSRSSKDPVILPTAPRAARGPGIDEENIPTNPPYVAYISNLPYDVDETDLADFFADMKISSMRLPKDANKIKGYGYVEFEDRQSLIDALSMTNTTIKTRRVRIEVSNSTNDDRRGGRMGRDSRRDNYDDPERTSGDWRSGPREDLDGDSYRSRYDRDRFDNRDRRDDRERHDYDNKPGAWRERDSNDKGSSFRERGFRDDSRDRNRDWNRFGDRGRSKDRDGDRSSSFGPRRNYGDSDWDRDRRQDQDAKPESRQRPKLQLQPRTKPVEPIVVGEDSTAKDNTTESTKSTESSESTQRPPVATPVQAANIFGAAKPVDTTAREREIEERLAKSYAESRSREESDTKERKDGTWGRRNGEGRDDKDKDKDKDKEKERGRSTWRSEEDRGARLERSAPRSQPTPTRSEEQSGSKASSTSRSGPPTSKGPQKSVEKDTRAGERDRKDKEKDEISRMPKAKDEQAPNFVASNKYSMLPDDVDPDNIDE from the exons ATGTCCTCAG GTAAGAAgaacaagaagaagaaggggGTAACCCTCGATCTGATGTCATTTCTGGCCGATGGAAGTGGGCCGACTGTTAATGTACCGATGAAATCTTCTAATTGGGCTGACGATGTGGAGGACGATCATG agGGATTTTCATCGAGGAGCAGTAAAGATCCAGTTATACTGCCAACTGCTCCAAGAGCTGCACGAGGACCTGGTATTGATGAGGAAAACATCCCTACAAATCCTCCCTATGTAGCTTACATAAGCAATCTGCCATATGACGTAGATGAAACTGATCTGGCAGATTTTTTTGCAGATATGAAG ATTTCGAGCATGCGTTTGCCAAaagatgcaaataaaattaagggCTATGGTTACGTCGAGTTCGAGGATCGACAGAGTCTAATCGATGCTCTTTCTATGACAAATACG ACCATTAAGACGAGACGAGTGAGAATTGAAGTCTCAAATAGCACGAATGACGATCGTCGAGGTGGTAGGATGGGTAGGGACAGTCGTCGAGACAATTACGATGATCCAGAACGCACGTCTGGCGACTGGAGGAGTGGGCCGCGCGAGGACCTGGACGGAGATTCCTATCGTAGCCGATATGATAGAGATCGCTTTGATAACAGAGATCGACGAGACGATCGAGAAA GACACGATTACGATAACAAGCCAGGTGCATGGCGCGAGAGGGACAGCAACGATAAAGGATCCTCGTTTAGAGAAAGGGGTTTCAGAGATGATAGCAGGGACAGAAACAGAGACTGGAACCGTTTTGGTGATAGAGGAAGAAGTAAAGATAGAGACGGGGATAGGAGCAGCAGTTTTGGGCCACGTCGCAATTATGGTGATTCCGATTGGGATCGCGATCGTCGACAAGATCAAGATGCAAAAC cCGAGTCACGGCAAAGACCGAAACTGCAACTACAGCCTCGAACGAAACCTGTCGAGCCCATCGTGGTTGGCGAAGATTCGACAGCTAAGGACAATACAACGGAGTCGACGAAATCAACGGAGAGTTCGGAATCGACTCAACGACCGCCAGTTGCCACGCCCGTACAAGCGGCAAATATTTTCGGTGCTGCGAAACCTGTCGATACCACTGCCCGCGAACGAGAGATCGAAGAGCGTCTCGCCAAGTCTTACGCGGAATCACGATCCCGAGAAGAGTC GGATACTAAGGAACGCAAAGACGGCACTTGGGGTCGACGTAATGGC GAAGGACGCGACGACAAAGATAAAGACAAAGACAAGGacaaagagaaggaaagagggCGATCAACTTGGCGATCAGAAGAAGATAGAGGCGCTCGACTTGAGAGATCCGCGCCACGATCTCAACCAACTCCCACTCGTTCTg AGGAGCAAAGTGGTTCCAAAGCATCATCAACCTCGCGTTCTGGACCACCAACATCCAAAGGACCTCAAAAATCTGTTGAGAAGGATACTCGTGCAGGAGAAAG AGATCGCAAAGACAAAGAGAAAGATGAAATTAGTAGAATGCCGAAGGCTAAGGACGAACAAGCTCCA aattttgtagctTCCAACAAGTATTCCATGCTACCTGATGATGTGGATCCCGACAATATCGATGAATAG